In Gymnogyps californianus isolate 813 chromosome 12, ASM1813914v2, whole genome shotgun sequence, the genomic window CATGGAGAATTTCAGCACAACTTGTTCCAATGTGGCCAAGTTGCACAGCACATCAGGAAGGcgcattttcatttttttcctctagtggAAGGTATAGGCTTATCTGACACTTCTACCTGTAGCTACTGCAGGAAGTTCTGATTTCGGCATAAGGCGAGTGAGATTTTTTAATGGTTGTAACCATTCAGTAATGAGTAGAGATGGCTCAGAGGTTAACAAATGCATTCACTATTGCGTACAtggaaagaagaacagaaatacatgtttctGTTAGGGCTTTAGCTAACATTAGGTAATCTTTTCTGTTACAACTTCAGTGCAGGTGGCGTTTCTTGAAGGTAAAATTTGTTGTGAAACATCCAACAGAAAGATGATAGATAATGCCtcttggttttgtgggttttttaaaattttggtgTAGGATGAGAAGAGGAAATGGCTGGATTGTATTTTTAACTGACAACTTAGGtacttttacaaaattaaatttggttcatgtttttatttttcagtctgataAGTGGGAACTGAAAGAAGTGACAGCTTTACTGATGGCTCAGCAGACTGCTTTGGAAATCATTGTTAATATGTGCTGCAGCGAAGGTTTGTAGGAATCTCTTTCATTGCAAGCGTTGTGGtgcattttgtttctggaaTAGGTCATGTTTAGTTTGCTGTGTTCTTAGCTTTTAAGGGCGAACGCACGTAGACTTATTGTCCCTGATACCCTCATCTGGGGGACAGATTGGATTGTAATTTCTATTACTAATTTAAGTGGCTTTTTCTCACTTAAGTAATTTCTGTTGcttacatatttttttgctttatactACATGTGCCAACATTTAAGAACAATCAAAAAAGCACTTGTGCTGAAGAGATATTTCCTAAAAAGTATTACAGCAAATTCTTTGTTCAGTTAGAGCATGGTCTGAGTGTTCATCTGATACAATATGGGTGTGAATCTTATTGCAGGACGAGGGCatcaatttttttaagcagataaATCTTGTAGTTTTGATTTAGTTTTGATACTCCAAGTGTtgcaaaagaaggaggagagacAGCTTTTGCATGCAACTCTGGCAACAATGGAGATTTAGGCTGTTCAGAGTTCCGCCTTTATGAGCttttctggaggagaaagaaaggctGTTATTCTGGGGGGAGTAGGAAATAGATATTCTGTATCTTCTATGAACTCTGATACTCAGTTTTGATAGCTTTTCTCCTAATCTTCAGGAAAACAAGCGATTCtcaaattctgtttaaaaaaaccaaaacaaccaaacaaaactagccccccccaaaaccctccAAAACCTGAAAACTGTAATTGCTACTACAGTTTGTAAGCCTGATGCAAAAGTAATTGTGCAGGAGAGAACTTTCTGAGTAAATCTTTCAGGTTCTAATAAAATCCACAGTAATACCCAGATATTCCCAATggtgattttgttttctcttacagCGCAAGGAAATTCTGCACCTAGTATATGAAGCTCCTTTCATAACTGCATTTCTCGTCTAATGAGCTGTAATTCATAAGCTCTCCCCTTTAATTGGAAAATCTCTTGTGGATAGACTGCATATTCTGCCATTCACTTAGTGTAATGTAAGGTTGATTGTGTTGTATTTCACTACAGTACTTTACCCATTCATGGGCAGACAGAAACATAGTCTGTAGAAATTAAGAGGAATCCAGAGGCAGctgttcatttaattttcaagttATTTGAGGACTAAAATAGCTTTAGCTATTATGCTGAGTTCATAGAAACACTCAGCTTGCCACAGAACTGAGGGAAATAACCAGGCTGGCAAGAGACGTGTTTTACTGAATGCTGGCTGGCGTTTGGAAGAAGCAGAGTGCTCTCCCCTTAATGGGGACACGGGAAGGAAGCCAGGAGACTCCAGCATTGCTGTCTGGTGTGTGGTTCGTAGGTTACCAGTGCTAGTTAAGATGGGATTGCCGTTGGAAATGCTTCTGTATTTCCAAGAATGTTACAAGAAACCTGAACTTAGTTATGGGCTGATGTTCTAGAGCCCAGTTTCTGCTCTGCCTTGGTCACTCACTGTGAACATACGACGACTGTTGTCTTTGTTGTTGCTGAATTGCATGGTCAGCTCATATCGTTGTCATATAGTTTTCAaaggagatttttgttttctttgatttgtaAAGATGCAGATGGAATTTTGTTTAGAAGAGGCAAGAGACTGACTGAAAGGGGGATGTGTGCTTTGTTTTCGTGCTTATTGCTGCTGTGGGTTGGTAAAGCATAAAGGACAACCATTTTCTCATGCAAAGGCTATTAACACCAGCGTATTATGGCTGTAGAATTAATTGGATATTACCATAAGCAAAAGAAGACGCCTGTATGATCACGTTGCTACAGCCTGATGAGTTACTTTGCATTGGATAAACAGCAGTCCTCACCTTCAAATAAATTCTTAAGCTGCTGCACAGTGCAGGTGAAATGCGTTCATTTAGACCTTTCTCGCTGTATTTTAAGTGAATGAATTTACCTTTTGCCACAGAAAAAGTGCATGGCTCTTACCGTAGTTACTAGACTACCTAGATCTCACGTGAATCTTGTGTTGTCAGACAAAATTACTTGGGGGTGAATATGGTATTTTTTCATCACAGTAGTTAAATATCCTGACCTACATATGCAGGCAGAGCTTTCACCTGTCAGTGAGGAGGATCAGTCCAACCTGCAGACTTAGGACTTGCATAAATGCCAGTGTCACACCAGTTAAAATGTAACCAGGTTTAAAACAACTTtagataaataaatgtaaatccTGTGGACGTAGATATATcagtttaaatataaatgatGGACTTGGCTTGTGCTTGTCAGGCCAAGTCCGCCTTTGGCTATGGACAGATTATTCACTTTACAGTAGCTGTGCCCGTTGGTCATACGACCTCAACCCCTCTCACCATGTCTGCCCTTACAGATCTGCTAGTAGAGTAAATCATGTAAGTATACACCTAGTTCAGGTTTATGACTATAAACCTAGtttaatttacttaaaatatgttGCCTGAAATGGCTAACAGAGATGATCTGGCTTGCTTTGGCTTGTTTCGCTGTTGTCATTTCCTTTTAACTGGCCTTGCTGTGGAGACAGTAACATCTTCATCCAGCCCAGTTACTGCCCAGTCAGAGGACATCTGTCTGCGGCTTCAGGATTGCCAGAGAAAACAGTTGCCTTAAACTGACTGCAGTTAGTAAACAAGTTAAGTTAAACTGGTGTATTTGCATGCTTGAATCTACCTCAAAAAGTAAAATGGTACAATCCAAGTTAAAATCTTGGTAAATGCTTtatgaaatgtttcttctatACCTTTTTTGATATCTTTAAGTGAAGCATAGTTAATATCAGAGAGTGAAGTACCCGTGTATGAAGAACCTCTCTCCTAAGAATACTTGTTGCCTGagtgaatataaaataaataaataatttttaaaaataaaacaaataatttaaacaaaagtagtataatatttaaaactgtGGCTTAATGGCACGTGGTTTGTGTGGACTTCGTTAGAGCCCAAGAGCTTAAAGACTCCTAAACCAAGAGGTGGAGCCCAGTAAAATTGAGAAGTAGGATACCTATTGCATGAGTGCTGTTACATTTACAAGTCTGTGTTCTGTTCTCAGATCCCTCTGATGACGAATGGGAAGAACTCTCCAGCAGTGATGAAAGTGACTTGTTTATGGAAAACTCATACAATGAGGGGAGTGGGCTGCTAATGTCACCCCTGTGCCTCTCTGATGAGGTTAACTCAGCGTTTCTGAACAACCTCATTCCAAAGAAGgtattgtcttttattttatttccaacaCATGGTACAGTCCTTCCCTTGTGCCTGATTTGCATCCCAGGTTAGGCAAACAAATTATCCCAATCcatctggagaaaaggaatatttttttaaatcagtttagcTTCACTTTTTTTGGCCTAGAGGTGGAGCATCATCATATGAGCTTTCTTGAcctaaataatttcttcatgtaAGTGGGAATAGAAGGTTCATGTGTTTCAGAAAtctggtgtggttttttttttttttttttttaatttggcttttccaaaatacaaaggTTGTTATTCCTTGATTTGGACATGAAAAAGATTACCTGCAAAACGAAAGGAAACTAAGTAGAAGCATGACTGCCAGATTTCCTTATTAGCTAAGTGAGGTGGAAGTAACATATGTGAATGGCAGTAGTCAGCACTGAAAAAGTGCAAGTTCCTCTTTCCCCCTGTTTTATACATAGTGTCTGAAGAACAATATTTGCCACTGACAAGAATTCAGATGTTCTTGTTTCAGAGTTGTTTTGCTCATTCTTATTTGGGGTTGTAAAGATGAAGTTCATCATTTGAATTGGTTATTATGGTGGCTGAGCAGCATTGTAGAATTCTGACCCAAGACATCAGGGTGCGAGATGAAAACATTCAAGGCTTTTTGTACTTAATAGCAAGCAGTCTAAGTTTCATGGCAAGGTCTTTTAGACTTTCAGCTGTCTGAAAATTCTGTAGCGGAATCTATAAGAAGAAAGatctaaataaaaaagaatagcaGAGACCTAGAAAATCACCTTTTGTTCTGTACAGTTGGATACTTAAAATATGCTATGCTAAACCCAGTGTATAATTGCACCATTTGAGTGATTGAGGAAGATTCTGGCATTTTTAGCAGGTGAGACACTTGCTACCTGGAAAGCTTTGAAATATGTAGTTTGAAGTGTCTGTTTGACATTAAGCTAAAATTTCAGTCTTCCCTCcaaacacactaaaaaaaaaaaaaaaggcgcttTATTGCtaaacctttctttttcacCTCCCCAGATTCTTGAAAAAACTGCTTTTCCGAACAGTGTTGCTCTAGACATCTGTATGCACAATCCGTCTTGGAAaccattaattaaaaagtagGAATTTCATTGTCTCTCTTActatttttcatgtatattCAGTTGTTTTAGAACTCTTAGAAGAATTGTCCATCTTTGGGTTACTTTTAAGATCTGGACAATGGCAGATCTGATATGTGATTTTGAATAAAGAGAtacaaatgtttctgtaaacTGCACACCAGATCACAGCCTTACTTAATTCAAGattcttctttgtattttgacaTCTGTTTTCAAAGAGATCTGCtaagtgcatttttttgtttgtttcagacTGAATGCAGTGCAGTGTAGAGCTTTAACATGTCTTCATAGCATTTTGTTAGTGTCAGACGTGGATTGTCTTGGAGGAGCTTCAGCACTTCAGTCCCTTGCACAGCATCTCTCGCAGCTAGTCTTTTCTAAAATGGGTAAGATGTTTAGTAAATGGGGCTTGTTGACCCCCTTTGCTGATCATATAGATATAAAGTAGCCATGTACATTGTTACGTTTTAATGCCGTTTTATTACTAATTTTATCCCTTTGGCCTTTCAAAACAAGGATACTGAATGTTGGCAATGTGCTGACAAAACAGTGTATCCTGATAAGATGTGTTTATCCAAATTGCATCTTGAGCAAGTATGCTCCTAATGTAAGAATATGCTTTACATCTGTGTGAGCACGCAGAAAGTCCGTAAGTTAGTGGATGAATCCTGCCTTGCTGTGAGACCAGAACTGTTTGCTTGATCATATTTTTCATAGTGGCAGTTTTTCATCAATCAGACAAGCCATGAAGAAGATgggacattttctttttaaatgtgctaACTAGCCTAAATAGACGTTTGAAAAAAAGGGTATTTAGCACAGTCTCTCACATCATTTTTTCTAGGAATCTTATGAAATTATGGAAAAGGTGGTGGTTGCAAAAATCTCCAGAATGTACATGCTTATTACAGTAGGAAAGAGAGCAGCCGCCTTGTCTCCAGGACATGCTTTATGCATATGACTGTATAGctttattgaaaatatatttgtaataaGAAAATGTGCAAAGTTTTTATGACTAAATATTAAAGCTGCTCAACTTCCTGCTATGGTGGTGGTTCGATTTCAATGGAGAAGgcaataaatttcatttttctaaaaatactattttagaATATCAGGTATATCCTGGTAAACACTAGAATGTATCCACTGTAGTTCCTCCAAGGCACGTTATTTCATGGAGATACTATGATGGTTTCCCCGTACATCTGCTAGTATCAGTATTATTGGACAGTGTAGTGTAGATATGCAGCAGTTAGCATTTCCAGCTACCTCCTGTAATCTTGTACATCAGATCAGCATCATTCCAGTAATACTGTTGGACCATTTACGGTATGATCTCTCTGTTACTGACACTAGAGAAGCTGAACTGAGattaaaaagaaggcaaaaaacccccctgGTTCCAAGCTGATGATCTGGTTCCCTGACAGACTGCTTCATTCAGACTATTCTGAtaatctgtttttgttttaaggtcAGTGATGAtggcttttcaaaaaataagaGATATTCTTAGAGGCTGGAAAAGCCTGCCAATTCTCAAAAttgtcagaaaacatttttcctaagaCAGATCTGTTGAAGTCTAGCATATGCATGGCTTTGTCATTTCTTGTCTCTTAGAAGCTTGAGAAGCTtagttttcttcccttccttcaagCATCTTCATTTGTAGCCACAAATGCAGTGTATATAGTTCTTATTTGCTGTAGTGTATAGTATGACACTACATTAACGCTTGAAAATGCATCTGcctgcaaaacacttttttctcaATGTCATTAAAAGCATGTGATCAGTCTATGGGAACATTATTACTGAAAGTGTAGTGcttgaaaaactaaaatgcagGAAATGAATACAAATATGAAGACATATGCAAGGAAGCTCGCGTAAAATATTTGTCTCGTGCTTGAAGAGCAGGACTTCTAAGTTTTCAGGGTCTACATGTTAAGCTTCACAATAGTCAGAAAGTTCTTAGATGAAACTGGAGAAGTGGCTAGCTGAAGACAGAGGGTGCTAATAAATTGGTTTAATGGCCCAGGTCCATTTTCGttaacacaatatttttttaatagttaaataCTATGTAATGTAAACTGCCAGATAGAGTTGATAACATACCAACATGTGGTTAGAAGGAATTCTGTGGTTTACAGGGTGAAAAAGAGGCATAAAGATCTAGTTGCTGAcatgggaaaggaggagataTGCATGAAATAATCAAGAGGTTCTGCACCTAGAGTGGTCCAGAAAATAAGAACACattagaggaaaataaaaagcttcaaGAAATGCAGAACATGCATTGAAGATGATGGCTGGTATTGATGGATTTGTAGTTAAACAAGAATAATGCAGTGTTTGCATCATACTTTTCTGAAAGGTTATTAAACCACTGGGAAACATGCTCTTTATATGAATTAGAAAGAGTCCAGTGTTCTGGGCATCTAAAGAGCCTGCttagaagacagaagaaaggagTTAAAGTATGCAGTCAGCTTCTGTAGTTTTCTCAGTTCCTGTACTATGGCCTCCATGTGATACCAGTTTTCAAGCTTCTGTTCTGACGGCAGTGGTTTATACCATACGTTAGGTCACACAAGTGTCTTAACCAGGGATGTGCCTGAAAATGAGGACCAACTGTAGTCTAACCTCCAGTTGCAATTAATACTGAATTCAAATCACTATGGTTACAACCTGCAAGGACCAGTCTCTGAAAATCTAGCTCTTCCTGTTTGTGGTAGTACCTGGAGGAACAATTACGGGATTAAGgaatttatatttctttgcttcttgtATCCTTCATCTTGCTGTTTGACTTTTCGCTCTGGGTTCAATTCTTTGACAGAACTCCCTACGGACACAGAATTCCTGGAAGCCATAACCAGCGCTTTGAGGGCTCTCCTCCAAACAATGGCATCAAAGAACATCTCCCAGGTAAAAGCTTTCAAACTCAAATGCTCTGGTAGGTTCAAATTCATGTGAGATTGTGCTGGAaagtttttgaaacaaaaccatttaAATGAAGTGCTAAATTTCAGCAACTGTGGACACTGAAAGAACAGATTTAATAGcattcactttttgtttttttcatggacCTTACaggaatactttttttatatatctccTTCTTAGCATGTAAACAGATGAAAGgtatttcaaaaccaaaatagcaGTAAGCCACAGGTAGTATCTTTAGGAGATGGATATAATGACAAGCATTTAGTAAATTAGCACGTAAAAGTGTGGATTCTTTATTTCCTGATGTCATCTAGTTGAAGCTGATTGTCCTTCTAGAATCTTGGTTGGACATGAATTAGTGAGCTAAATATAGGAATGAAGCACAATAGTTTGTTATACAAGATGTAACACTAGATGGTCTGCTGGTACTTTCTGGCtttaagctgaaaaatgagCTTCTATCCTATAAGTTGTAATGAGTTGGAAATAGCTATTGAGCTAGGTAAATTTGTGAAAATCCTTTTGGGCTCAgaactttttcctttggcttcatGACAGCCTTGGTTATGTTCTGGAAGAAGCATCTTAAGAAGTTGAAAGGgagatgtcctggttttggctgggacagagttaactctcttcttagtagctggtacagtgctgtgttttggatttagtgtgagaatgatgttgataacacactgatgttttagttgttgctaagtagcacttatcttaagccaaggactttccagtttcccatgctctgccagcaagcaggtgtgcaagaagctgggagggagcagagccggggcagctgacctgaactagccaaaggggtattccataccatggaacgtcatgcccactAGATAAATGAGGGGGGatttggccaggaggggtggatcgtggctctggcatcggtcagcaggtggtgagcaattgcattgtgcatcactggttcccccccctccttttttttttgttatattccttttcattactattattactattatatttcattattactagtgttagtattatattttactttagttattaaactgttcttatctcagcccacgagttttactttttttccctttcctcctcctcaccccactgggagggggaagcggctgcgtggtgcttagttgctgactgggggttaaaccacgacaggagaGTTTAACTTTTTCTTGCTaatcacattttcagaattcatGTTGTTTTCATAATACAGGACTCTTTGTTTCTCGGTTATAAATTTGCCTGTGTTCTGTAAAAGCAAATGATCCAAATGTCATATCTGAAAATTccatgaaaatgtaaatatgtctatcttccttcttttctccgccccgccccgccctggCTAAACAGTGTATGACTCCTGAGCAGCTATTGGCTTTATGTGAAGCTGGTATTCACAGCAGCAATGCCAGTGTTAGAGTGAATGTAGTGAGCATCCTTGGAATTTCTGGCAGCGTCCTGGCAAAAGGACAAGATACAGCGGAAACACTAAAGGTGAAAAAGCAAACTTTGCATTGCAAGCCTAAAACAGTTTTGATACTTCTTTCAATTTTCTCAAGcattgctggaaaaataaatttttctctcatttcagatGATTGGAAAATTTCTTCTTGAGGTTGCTATGAAGGAATCTTCTCTTGTGGTAGCAGGAGAAGCCTTGGATGCACTTTTTGATGTATTTGCGGATggtaaagaagcagaaaaggcagcGGTACAGATCAAGTTGCTTCCAGCACTGAAAGAATTTCAGCCAGTGTTCAAAATGAGGGTAGGCATCAAATGCAGCCAGCTCAGGGTCTCAACACACCATGTGGGTTAAAGCTTTGAGATTTGGGCTGCTGGAAGAGATAATTAAGCAGGAATGTATGGCTTTATAAGATgaccaaaaaagaagaaaacaaataattgaaTTAGTGATATTCTGCCTTAGAGGAAAGCAAATACACTTACCTTGCAGTTCATGGAACCATCAAGGTAACAGCGCAGCATCTGCTTTGCAGCATCTG contains:
- the HEATR3 gene encoding HEAT repeat-containing protein 3 isoform X3: MNKNYIEDIANEAINLLWNVCECNNTAVYIFNKEGCLEAVLHYMKKFSTNVDLAISVANCLQAVTEDNPELLSSFNASAQQVLETVMLCPESTMKHILLRTLIAGTIWNIKDTIPPGSLGSMVNAILKIFSESLAIDAGETIIRMNEAEKNRLKLAAEAETEKNMSDVIDNCVLSEDDDMEEIPKGKVRRENDISDLLPSDKWELKEVTALLMAQQTALEIIVNMCCSEDPSDDEWEELSSSDESDLFMENSYNEGSGLLMSPLCLSDEVNSAFLNNLIPKKILEKTAFPNSVALDICMHNPSWKPLIKKLNAVQCRALTCLHSILLVSDVDCLGGASALQSLAQHLSQLVFSKMELPTDTEFLEAITSALRALLQTMASKNISQCMTPEQLLALCEAGIHSSNASVRVNVVSILGISGSVLAKGQDTAETLKMIGKFLLEVAMKESSLVVAGEALDALFDVFADGKEAEKAAVQIKLLPALKEFQPVFKMRMRKEGKGQYSTDQLCVLDNVKMNLRRFIAYQETLGKTPT